Proteins from a genomic interval of Pseudomonas versuta:
- a CDS encoding extracellular solute-binding protein: MRPLLPLLISLALSFPASATLSESHGYAQFGTLRYPATFTHFDWVNPDAPKGGTLKVMAFGTFDTLNPYTFKGSSPVSTANFLQYGVNELNETLMAGTGQYAPSGDEPTSSYGLIAQSVEYNEDRSWVVFNLRPEARFHDGTPITAYDVAFSYNLLLKEGHPQYRTNLQEVQRVDILGPKRIRFVFKRAGNPLLILRLGELPVLPQHYWVNRDFKATTFEPPLGSGPYRITKVTPGRQLVFEHVKNWWGANLPVNRGKYNFDRVEVEFYRDSDVAFEAFKAGEFDIYIEHQAKNWANGYNFPAVRRGDVIKTEITHQIPTQTQGLFINSRRPAFAQAKAREALGLMFDFEWTNRTLFNGAYKRATSYYPNSEFSASGIPQGHEWLMLSPWRSQLPPQLFSQAFELSQTDGRGIPRHTMRQALGLLAEGGWKLSGQRLLDNDGKPLRFEILLVNPNLERILQPYVENLASIGIDARLRTVDRAQYKQRLDQFDFDMILMTLDQTLSPGLEQWQYFHSSQANVKGSKNYAGVANPVVDKLLERLLAAQTREEQLSAGRALDRVLLWQHYSIPNWYLNYHRLAYRNRFAFVTTPPYTLGLSAWWLKPTEKNQ, from the coding sequence ATGCGACCCCTCCTCCCGCTACTAATCAGCCTGGCCTTGAGCTTCCCCGCAAGCGCAACCCTGAGCGAAAGCCACGGTTATGCGCAGTTCGGCACCCTAAGGTATCCGGCCACGTTTACCCATTTCGATTGGGTCAACCCTGATGCGCCTAAAGGCGGGACGCTCAAGGTCATGGCGTTTGGGACCTTCGACACGCTCAACCCCTACACTTTCAAGGGCTCCAGCCCGGTGTCGACCGCAAATTTCCTGCAGTACGGGGTCAACGAGCTAAACGAAACCCTGATGGCAGGGACCGGCCAATATGCACCATCCGGCGATGAGCCGACCTCCAGCTACGGGCTGATCGCGCAATCAGTGGAGTACAACGAAGACCGCAGCTGGGTCGTGTTCAACCTGCGCCCCGAAGCCCGTTTTCACGACGGCACGCCGATCACCGCCTACGACGTTGCATTTTCGTACAACCTGCTGCTCAAGGAGGGGCATCCGCAGTACCGGACCAACCTTCAGGAAGTGCAGCGCGTGGATATCCTCGGGCCCAAGCGCATTCGCTTCGTGTTCAAGCGCGCGGGCAACCCGTTACTGATCTTGCGCTTGGGCGAGCTACCAGTCCTGCCACAGCACTACTGGGTAAACCGCGACTTTAAGGCCACCACCTTCGAACCTCCGCTGGGCAGCGGGCCGTATCGCATCACCAAAGTCACACCCGGCCGGCAACTGGTGTTCGAGCACGTCAAAAACTGGTGGGGGGCCAACCTGCCGGTCAACCGCGGCAAATACAATTTCGACAGGGTTGAAGTGGAGTTCTACCGCGACAGCGATGTTGCCTTCGAAGCATTCAAGGCGGGCGAGTTCGACATTTATATCGAACACCAGGCCAAGAACTGGGCCAATGGCTACAACTTCCCGGCAGTACGTCGGGGCGACGTGATCAAGACCGAAATCACTCACCAGATCCCGACGCAAACCCAGGGCCTGTTCATCAACAGCCGTCGCCCTGCTTTTGCGCAGGCCAAGGCCCGTGAGGCCCTGGGGCTCATGTTCGACTTTGAGTGGACCAACCGCACGCTGTTCAACGGCGCCTACAAGCGTGCCACCAGCTATTACCCCAACAGCGAGTTCTCGGCCAGCGGCATTCCACAGGGACATGAGTGGCTAATGCTCTCGCCCTGGCGCAGCCAGCTGCCCCCGCAACTGTTCAGTCAGGCCTTTGAGCTGTCGCAGACCGATGGCCGTGGTATTCCCCGGCACACCATGCGCCAAGCATTGGGTTTACTGGCTGAAGGTGGCTGGAAACTTTCAGGGCAGCGTCTGCTCGATAACGACGGCAAACCCTTACGGTTCGAAATACTGCTGGTAAACCCCAACCTTGAGCGCATCCTGCAACCCTATGTAGAGAACCTGGCCAGCATCGGCATCGATGCCCGGCTGCGCACCGTGGACCGCGCGCAATACAAGCAACGCCTGGATCAATTCGACTTCGACATGATCCTGATGACCCTGGATCAGACCTTGAGCCCCGGCCTTGAGCAGTGGCAGTACTTCCATTCCAGCCAGGCCAATGTCAAAGGCAGCAAGAACTATGCAGGCGTGGCGAACCCGGTGGTCGATAAACTGCTTGAACGATTGCTGGCAGCCCAGACACGCGAAGAACAACTGTCGGCAGGCCGGGCGCTGGATCGCGTTCTGCTGTGGCAGCACTACAGCATTCCTAACTGGTATCTGAATTACCATCGCCTGGCGTACCGCAACCGGTTCGCCTTCGTGACTACGCCGCCCTACACCCTGGGCCTTAGCGCATGGTGGCTCAAGCCTACGGAGAAAAACCAATGA